A region of the Caballeronia sp. TF1N1 genome:
GCCGTGGCGGCGCGGGCCGCGATGTAAAATGAATCCTTTGCTCGAGGGCCGATTCGCGATGCCCGTCAGAGAGCGAACGACTTCGAAGCGGAGAGAAGATGGACAAGCAAGGCTTCACCACTGGCATCGTACACGGCGATCGTGACGCGGGCGTCGAGCATGGCGGCGTGCGTCAACCCATCCATACGTCGGTTCAGTATGGCTTCGAACGCGTGGAAGATCTCATCGGCGTGTTTCAAGGCACGAAGAAGGGCGGGTTCAACTATGCTCGTCAGGGCACGCCGACCACTGCGGCGCTCGAGCGCAAGATCACGAAGCTCGAAGGCGGCGCGGGTTCCATCTGCTTCAGCACCGGCATGGGCGCAATCTGCGCGGTGTTTCTCACGCTTCTGCGCGCGGGCGATCATCTCGTGTCGAGCCAGTTCGTCTTCGGCAATACCAATAGCGTGTTCGGCACGCTGCGCACGCTCGGCATCGAAGTGACGGTGGTCGATGCAGGCGATGTCGCGAACGTCGCCAACGCGCTCAAGGCCAACACGCGCATGGTGTTCGTCGAGACCATCGCGAATCCGGGCACGCAGATCCCGGATTTGAAAGGTATCGGCGAACTGTGTCGCGAACGCGGGCTCGCTTATGTCGTCGATAACACCATCACGTCCGCGGCGCTTTTCAGGCCGAAGGATGTCGGCGCGAGCCTCGTCGTCAACTCGCTGACAAAGACGATTGCAGGACACGGCGCGGCGCTCGGCGGTGCGGTCACGGACACGGGCGTCTTCGACTGGAGCACGTACCCGAATATCGCGGATGACTACCGGCGCTCGCCCGCGAAGGAGCAAGGGCTTCTGCAAATTCGCAAGAAGGGTCTGCGCGACATGGGCGCGGCGTTGTCGTCCGAGCAGGCGCATCAGATTGCGCTAGGCGCGGAGACGTTGGCGTTGCGAGTCGGCAAGAGCAGCGATAACGCGCTCGCACTGGCGCAGTTCCTGGAGAAACACGAAGCGGTGGGTCGCGTGCTTTATCCGGGTTTGCCGAGTCATCCGCAATATGAAGTCGCGAAGAGTCTGTTCAAAAACGGCTCGTGGCTCTTGTCATTCGAGTTGCGCCATCCCGAACGCATGATCGACTTCGTCAACGCGCTGCAGATCCCGATCAAGGCGACCGGTCTCGGCGATACACGCACGCTCATCATCCCCGTTGCACCGACCATCTTCCACGAAGCCGGTCCGGACGTACGCCGCGCAATGGGCATTTCGGACGGCATGCTGCGCTTGTCGCTGGGTATCGAGGATATCGACGATCTCATCGCCGATTTCGAACAAGCGTTGAAGCACGCGTAAGCCGAGAAAGCGGGCTTCAAATGCAAAAAAGCCGTCGGTTCAGTCGACGGCTTTTTTGTGTCCAGCATCGATACGATCAGCCGAAAAGACGCTCCACACCATACGTGATCGCAAGTCCACCGCCGATCAACCATGCATACAGAATCGCACCGGTTGCAATCGCACGCGGACCCGCTTCGCGAATCTGCGCGATGCGCGTTTCCATGCCGAGTGCGGTCATCGCCATGGTGAGCGCGAAGGTATCGAGCGTGTTGAGCGTGCTGGTCGCGCTGGCGGGCAACACGTGCAGCGAATTCACCACCACGAGCGCGAGGAAGCCGAAGGCGAACCAGGG
Encoded here:
- a CDS encoding cystathionine gamma-synthase family protein, which translates into the protein MDKQGFTTGIVHGDRDAGVEHGGVRQPIHTSVQYGFERVEDLIGVFQGTKKGGFNYARQGTPTTAALERKITKLEGGAGSICFSTGMGAICAVFLTLLRAGDHLVSSQFVFGNTNSVFGTLRTLGIEVTVVDAGDVANVANALKANTRMVFVETIANPGTQIPDLKGIGELCRERGLAYVVDNTITSAALFRPKDVGASLVVNSLTKTIAGHGAALGGAVTDTGVFDWSTYPNIADDYRRSPAKEQGLLQIRKKGLRDMGAALSSEQAHQIALGAETLALRVGKSSDNALALAQFLEKHEAVGRVLYPGLPSHPQYEVAKSLFKNGSWLLSFELRHPERMIDFVNALQIPIKATGLGDTRTLIIPVAPTIFHEAGPDVRRAMGISDGMLRLSLGIEDIDDLIADFEQALKHA